The following proteins come from a genomic window of Kitasatospora sp. NBC_01246:
- a CDS encoding helicase associated domain-containing protein, with amino-acid sequence MALGRGPPDQQDRSAATGWTWRRALEEIDPFWCPVWPVTWQRTYAVARLWWLDSDGRVDWARLPVDTVFEGEQLGRWVRAQRAGWPGLEADQRGLLAAIGIEEDQELVAAKAAAEAKPTVSRGDRFAQGLAAIAQFVERERHPRVPRPHKEPVEAMEAGPDGEEQAVVSHFALGTWLNTQKARRAKLTPGQLAQLAEHGVEWA; translated from the coding sequence TTGGCCCTCGGGCGGGGGCCACCGGACCAGCAGGACAGGTCAGCAGCCACCGGCTGGACATGGCGGCGGGCGCTGGAGGAGATCGACCCGTTCTGGTGCCCGGTGTGGCCGGTCACCTGGCAGCGCACCTACGCGGTCGCCCGGCTGTGGTGGCTCGACTCCGACGGCCGCGTCGACTGGGCGCGGCTGCCGGTGGACACGGTGTTCGAGGGTGAGCAGCTCGGCCGCTGGGTACGGGCGCAGCGGGCCGGCTGGCCGGGCCTGGAGGCCGATCAGCGGGGCCTGCTGGCGGCGATCGGGATCGAGGAGGACCAGGAGTTGGTGGCTGCGAAGGCCGCGGCCGAGGCGAAGCCGACCGTGTCCCGCGGCGACCGGTTCGCCCAGGGCCTGGCGGCGATCGCCCAGTTCGTGGAGCGGGAGCGGCATCCCCGGGTCCCCCGTCCGCACAAGGAGCCAGTAGAGGCCATGGAGGCCGGCCCCGACGGTGAGGAGCAGGCGGTCGTGTCGCACTTCGCCCTGGGCACCTGGCTCAACACCCAGAAAGCCCGCCGGGCCAAGCTCACCCCGGGCCAGCTCGCCCAACTCGCCGAACACGGCGTCGAGTGGGCGTAG
- a CDS encoding RICIN domain-containing protein — translation MRLRRSGSPGVSSEPHLQGPMGGTMNDHFTTTRRLGSAAAAVALGLGAGLLAAAPASASASGMSYVPLSADSTVAFQNAATGKCLGAADFRTDDGAPVRQSAWCGDTAQQWRVSDGFVVNVYSGKCLEVPGWSTAQGTAVVQWTCNGGANQRWGKVNVDGATMAVINFNSGLVLDVAGGDPSDTAPVVQWSSGGSANQRWTLNPVG, via the coding sequence ATGAGGTTGAGACGGTCGGGAAGTCCGGGTGTCTCATCCGAACCACATCTGCAGGGACCCATGGGGGGAACCATGAACGACCACTTCACCACCACGCGCCGCCTGGGCTCCGCCGCCGCCGCGGTCGCCCTCGGGCTGGGGGCCGGGCTGCTGGCCGCCGCGCCCGCTTCGGCCTCGGCCTCGGGGATGTCCTACGTCCCGCTGTCGGCCGACTCCACCGTGGCGTTCCAGAACGCGGCGACCGGCAAGTGCCTGGGGGCGGCGGACTTCCGTACCGATGACGGCGCGCCGGTGCGTCAGTCGGCCTGGTGCGGTGACACCGCCCAGCAGTGGCGGGTCAGTGACGGCTTCGTCGTCAACGTGTACAGCGGCAAGTGCCTGGAGGTGCCGGGCTGGAGCACCGCCCAGGGGACCGCGGTCGTCCAGTGGACCTGCAACGGCGGTGCCAACCAGCGCTGGGGGAAGGTCAACGTCGACGGCGCCACGATGGCCGTCATCAACTTCAACAGCGGCCTCGTCCTCGATGTCGCCGGCGGCGACCCGAGCGACACGGCTCCGGTGGTCCAGTGGTCCTCGGGGGGTTCGGCGAACCAGCGGTGGACCCTCAACCCGGTCGGCTGA
- a CDS encoding ABC transporter ATP-binding protein has protein sequence MSAASLVDVRDLVVDFPVGTGHVRAVDGVGFTLEAGQALGIVGESGSGKSTVAYGLLGLHRGTGARIGGSVRVAGVDAVTAEGDELRRLRGGLAAMVFQDPLSALDPYYAVGDQIAEVVRVHRDISRRDARARAVEVLDRVGIADAARRSRSRPHEFSGGMRQRVLIAMALACEPRLLVADEPTTALDVTVQAQILDLLHELRAETGAGLVLVTHDLGVVAGSVDRVLVMKDGRAVEHGPVAEVLGAPREPYTRALLSAVPRVDAPEASGAPAAPAEPAGDEVLLEAVELRREFATRGGPVRHGAPVAAVDGVSLTVRAGETLGIVGESGSGKTTLGRMLVRLLEPTGGRLHYRGRDIGALGEKDLRPLRRELQMVFQDPVSSLNPRRTIGESVADPLRIAGESDERRIRARVGDLLERVGLDADWYHRYPHEFSGGQRQRVGIARALAPRPRLIVCDEPVSALDVTTQAQVVELLGELQRDLGLALVFIAHDLAVVRQVSDRVAVMRAGRIVEQGDADAVYDAPQHAYTKGLLAAVPVLDPVEATARRHARLAAAGV, from the coding sequence GTGAGCGCCGCATCCCTGGTCGACGTCCGGGACCTGGTCGTCGACTTCCCGGTCGGAACCGGCCACGTCCGCGCCGTCGACGGCGTGGGCTTCACCCTGGAGGCTGGGCAGGCGCTCGGCATCGTCGGCGAGTCCGGCTCCGGCAAGAGCACCGTCGCCTACGGACTGCTCGGCCTGCACCGCGGGACCGGCGCCCGGATCGGCGGCTCGGTCCGGGTCGCCGGCGTGGACGCCGTCACCGCCGAGGGCGACGAACTCCGGCGTCTGCGCGGCGGGTTGGCGGCGATGGTGTTCCAGGACCCGCTCTCCGCCCTCGACCCGTACTACGCGGTGGGGGACCAGATCGCCGAGGTCGTCCGGGTGCACCGGGACATCTCCCGCCGGGACGCCAGGGCCCGGGCCGTCGAGGTGCTCGACCGCGTCGGCATCGCCGACGCCGCCCGGCGCTCACGGTCGCGTCCGCACGAGTTCAGCGGCGGCATGCGCCAGCGGGTGCTGATCGCGATGGCCCTGGCCTGCGAGCCGCGGCTGCTGGTCGCCGACGAGCCGACGACCGCGCTGGACGTCACCGTCCAGGCCCAGATCCTCGACCTGCTGCACGAGCTGCGCGCCGAGACCGGGGCCGGGCTGGTCCTGGTCACCCACGACCTGGGCGTGGTCGCCGGGAGCGTCGACCGGGTGCTGGTGATGAAGGACGGCCGGGCGGTGGAGCACGGCCCGGTCGCCGAGGTGCTGGGCGCTCCGCGCGAGCCGTACACCCGGGCGCTGCTGTCGGCGGTGCCCCGGGTCGACGCCCCGGAGGCTTCGGGCGCCCCTGCCGCGCCTGCCGAGCCGGCCGGGGACGAGGTCCTGCTCGAAGCCGTCGAGCTGCGTCGCGAGTTCGCCACCCGCGGTGGCCCCGTCCGGCACGGCGCCCCCGTGGCCGCCGTGGACGGCGTCTCGCTCACCGTCCGCGCCGGCGAGACACTGGGCATCGTCGGCGAGTCCGGCTCCGGGAAGACCACGCTCGGGCGGATGCTCGTCCGGCTGCTGGAGCCGACCGGCGGCCGGCTCCACTACCGCGGCCGGGACATCGGCGCGCTCGGGGAGAAGGACCTGCGCCCGCTCCGGCGGGAGCTGCAGATGGTCTTCCAGGACCCGGTGTCCTCGCTCAACCCGCGCCGCACAATCGGCGAGTCCGTCGCCGACCCGCTGCGGATCGCCGGCGAGAGCGACGAGCGCCGCATCCGCGCGCGGGTCGGCGACCTCCTCGAACGCGTGGGGCTCGACGCCGACTGGTACCACCGCTATCCGCACGAGTTCTCCGGCGGGCAGCGGCAGCGGGTCGGCATCGCCCGGGCGCTGGCCCCCCGGCCGCGCCTGATCGTCTGCGACGAACCGGTCTCCGCGCTGGACGTCACCACGCAGGCCCAGGTGGTCGAGCTGCTGGGCGAGTTGCAGCGCGACCTCGGCCTCGCGCTGGTCTTCATCGCCCATGACCTCGCCGTGGTCCGCCAGGTCAGCGACCGGGTCGCGGTGATGCGGGCCGGGCGGATCGTGGAACAGGGCGACGCCGACGCCGTGTACGACGCCCCCCAGCACGCCTACACCAAGGGCCTGCTGGCCGCCGTGCCGGTGCTGGACCCGGTCGAGGCGACCGCCCGGCGCCACGCCCGCCTCGCCGCCGCCGGGGTCTGA
- a CDS encoding ABC transporter permease, with product MTRFLLRKAVGMVGVLFALSLIVYAVFYIAPGDPAQLACGEKCSPAQVLQVRERLGLDAPVHLQYAHFLQGVVAGRDFSAGTGVLHCPAPCLGVSYRSGEQVTDMITARLPVTASLALGAMVLWLVLGVGAGLLSALRRGRLSERLLTGLTLAGTSVPVFVIGLVLLIVLCAQLQWLPFPSYVPLTEDPQQWFWGLLLPWVSLALIESAKYARLTRSSMLETLADDHIRTFRAYGVSERRLVTRHALRGALTPVIALTAIDLGTLFGSAVLTESLFGLPGLGKLLVTSVGLIDLPTVVGLTLVTGFSVVLANVIADVLYAVTDRRVVLT from the coding sequence ATGACCCGCTTCCTGCTCCGCAAGGCCGTCGGCATGGTCGGCGTCCTGTTCGCCCTCTCGCTGATCGTCTACGCGGTGTTCTACATCGCCCCCGGCGATCCCGCCCAGCTGGCCTGCGGCGAGAAGTGCAGCCCCGCCCAGGTCCTCCAGGTGCGCGAACGGCTGGGCCTCGACGCGCCCGTCCACCTGCAGTACGCCCACTTCCTCCAGGGCGTCGTGGCCGGCCGCGACTTCAGCGCCGGGACGGGCGTGCTGCACTGCCCGGCGCCCTGCCTGGGCGTCTCCTACCGCAGCGGCGAGCAGGTCACCGACATGATCACCGCCCGGCTCCCGGTGACGGCCTCGCTGGCGCTCGGCGCGATGGTGCTCTGGCTGGTCCTCGGGGTCGGCGCCGGCCTGCTCTCCGCGCTGCGCCGGGGCCGGCTCAGCGAGCGCCTGCTGACCGGGCTGACGCTGGCCGGCACCTCCGTGCCGGTGTTCGTCATCGGCCTGGTGCTGCTCATCGTCCTGTGCGCCCAACTGCAGTGGCTGCCGTTCCCGAGCTACGTGCCGCTCACCGAGGACCCGCAGCAGTGGTTCTGGGGCCTGCTGCTGCCCTGGGTCTCGCTCGCGCTCATCGAGTCCGCCAAGTACGCGCGGCTGACCCGCTCCTCCATGCTGGAGACCCTCGCCGACGACCACATCCGGACCTTCCGGGCGTACGGCGTCAGCGAACGGCGCCTGGTGACCAGGCACGCGCTGCGCGGCGCGCTCACCCCGGTGATCGCGCTCACCGCCATCGACCTCGGGACGCTGTTCGGGTCTGCCGTGCTGACCGAGTCGCTCTTCGGCCTCCCGGGGCTGGGCAAGCTGCTGGTCACCTCGGTCGGCCTGATCGACCTGCCGACCGTCGTGGGCCTCACCCTTGTCACCGGCTTCTCCGTGGTCCTCGCCAACGTCATCGCGGACGTGCTCTACGCGGTGACCGACCGAAGGGTGGTCCTGACGTGA
- a CDS encoding ABC transporter permease, whose amino-acid sequence MAPHEPRAGEAPAASPATGGRQVWRRLLARRAVLAAGLVIVLLVLIAAAAPLLAAIEGQDPTSYHNDLLDSAAGGVPTGSFGGVGAEHWLGVEPGTGRDVFARLVHGARISLLVAVGATLVQVAIGVLLGLAAGLGSRLLDQLIGNTTEVMLALPTLVFAISLMAIVPSSFPRPLLLTMVIGLLGWSGTARIVRAQTLSLRQLDYVAAARLAGATRWRIARRELLPSLAAPVITYAAVLLPSNVIAEAGLSFLGVGVKPPTSSWGQMLSGATTWFRADPMYVLLPSALLFATVLAFTVFGDAVRTELDPRAASRLRVGTVRGSAGPAAEGSASSAGTSSVAEEATA is encoded by the coding sequence ATGGCACCACACGAACCCAGAGCCGGGGAGGCCCCCGCGGCCTCCCCGGCCACCGGGGGGCGGCAGGTGTGGCGGCGGCTGCTCGCGCGGCGCGCCGTCCTCGCGGCCGGCCTCGTCATCGTCCTGCTCGTCCTGATCGCGGCGGCGGCACCGCTGCTCGCCGCGATCGAGGGCCAGGACCCCACCAGTTACCACAACGACCTGCTCGACTCGGCGGCCGGCGGGGTGCCCACCGGCTCCTTCGGCGGCGTCGGCGCCGAGCACTGGCTCGGCGTCGAACCGGGCACCGGGCGGGACGTCTTCGCCCGGCTGGTCCACGGTGCCCGGATCTCGCTGCTCGTCGCCGTCGGGGCCACCCTCGTCCAGGTCGCGATCGGTGTCCTGCTCGGGCTCGCTGCGGGCCTCGGCAGCCGGCTGCTCGACCAGCTGATCGGCAACACCACCGAGGTGATGCTCGCGCTGCCCACGCTGGTCTTCGCCATCTCGCTGATGGCGATCGTGCCCTCCTCCTTCCCCCGCCCGCTCCTGCTGACCATGGTCATCGGGCTGCTGGGCTGGTCCGGCACCGCACGGATCGTCCGGGCGCAGACGCTCAGCCTGCGGCAGCTCGACTACGTGGCCGCGGCCCGGCTGGCCGGTGCCACCCGGTGGCGGATCGCCCGCCGGGAGCTGCTGCCGTCCCTGGCCGCGCCGGTCATCACCTACGCGGCGGTCCTGCTGCCGTCCAACGTGATCGCCGAGGCCGGGCTGTCCTTCCTCGGGGTGGGAGTCAAGCCGCCGACTTCGTCGTGGGGCCAGATGCTCTCCGGCGCGACCACCTGGTTCCGCGCGGACCCGATGTACGTGCTGCTCCCGTCCGCGCTGCTGTTCGCCACCGTGCTCGCGTTCACCGTGTTCGGCGACGCCGTCCGTACCGAGCTCGACCCCCGGGCGGCCTCCCGGCTGCGGGTCGGGACGGTGCGTGGCAGCGCAGGGCCGGCGGCGGAGGGGTCCGCTTCGAGCGCCGGCACTTCGAGCGTCGCAGAGGAGGCCACCGCATGA
- a CDS encoding ABC transporter substrate-binding protein, with protein MSRTTFTPRRLAAATVTVALVVGLAACGPKADGGGSAGKDAAPQQGGTLTVLNQNPQDQFDPARLYTSGGGHVPSLVFRTLTTRNRVDGAAGTEVVPDLATDIGTSSEGATVWTYHLKDGLKFEDGSPITTADIKYGIERSFAPELSGGAPYLRDWLVGAADYQGPYKDGRTLDAIETPDEKTIVFHLNKPEGDFPYLATQTQFAPVPKAKDTGTKYQDHPVSSGPYQVVKNENDGAHLVLTRNPNWSAATDDQRKAYPDTVDVQSGLDPAVINQRLSAGTGADAAAVTTDTNLGPSELAQVKDDKALAARVGTGRFGYVNYLAFNPKVKPFDNPKVRQAVAYAINRTSVVNAAGGSSLAEAATTYLPNQETFGYTPYDPFPAGVTGNPEKAKELLKEAGYPDGLTITLTHSSATGKGDGPDLATAVQDGLKAAGITVQLDALDSTRYSKTIHTVGTEPGLFLSGWGADWPSGGPFLAPIFDGRQIVTDGYNFNSAQLDDPSVNDEIDQINKITDHAEAAKRWGALDKRIADQALTVPLYHPVYKRLSGKDVRNIVISDWTGVLDISQVAVK; from the coding sequence ATGTCTCGAACCACCTTCACCCCTCGCCGCCTCGCCGCGGCGACCGTCACCGTCGCGCTGGTCGTCGGACTGGCGGCGTGCGGCCCGAAGGCCGACGGCGGTGGTAGCGCCGGCAAGGACGCCGCGCCGCAGCAGGGCGGCACCCTCACCGTCCTCAACCAGAACCCGCAGGACCAGTTCGACCCCGCACGGCTCTACACCTCCGGCGGCGGCCACGTCCCCTCGCTGGTCTTCCGCACCCTCACCACCCGCAACCGGGTCGATGGCGCGGCCGGCACCGAGGTGGTCCCGGACCTCGCCACCGACATCGGCACCTCGTCGGAGGGTGCGACGGTGTGGACTTACCACCTCAAGGACGGCCTCAAGTTCGAGGACGGATCGCCGATCACCACCGCCGACATCAAGTACGGCATCGAAAGGTCATTCGCACCCGAACTCTCTGGCGGCGCACCGTACCTGAGGGACTGGCTAGTCGGTGCCGCAGACTACCAGGGCCCGTACAAGGACGGCCGCACGCTGGACGCCATCGAGACGCCGGACGAGAAGACCATCGTCTTCCACCTCAACAAGCCCGAGGGCGACTTCCCGTACCTGGCGACCCAGACGCAGTTCGCCCCCGTCCCGAAGGCCAAGGACACCGGGACGAAATACCAGGACCACCCGGTCTCCTCCGGCCCCTACCAGGTCGTCAAGAACGAGAACGACGGCGCGCACCTCGTCCTCACGCGCAACCCCAACTGGTCCGCGGCGACGGACGACCAGCGCAAGGCGTACCCGGACACCGTCGACGTGCAGTCCGGGCTCGACCCGGCGGTGATCAACCAGCGGCTCTCCGCCGGCACCGGCGCCGACGCGGCCGCCGTCACCACCGACACCAACCTCGGCCCCTCCGAACTCGCCCAGGTGAAGGACGACAAGGCCCTCGCCGCCCGCGTCGGCACCGGTCGCTTCGGCTACGTCAACTACCTGGCGTTCAACCCCAAGGTGAAGCCCTTCGACAACCCGAAGGTCCGGCAGGCCGTCGCCTACGCGATCAACCGCACCTCGGTCGTCAACGCCGCCGGCGGCTCCTCGCTCGCCGAGGCCGCCACCACCTACCTGCCCAACCAGGAGACCTTCGGGTACACCCCGTACGACCCGTTCCCGGCCGGTGTCACCGGAAACCCGGAGAAGGCCAAGGAACTGCTGAAGGAGGCCGGCTACCCGGACGGCCTGACCATCACGCTCACCCACTCCAGCGCCACGGGCAAGGGCGACGGCCCGGACCTGGCCACCGCCGTCCAGGACGGGCTGAAGGCGGCCGGGATCACCGTCCAGCTCGACGCCCTGGACTCCACCAGGTACTCCAAGACGATCCACACCGTCGGTACCGAGCCCGGTCTCTTCCTCTCCGGCTGGGGCGCCGACTGGCCGTCCGGCGGTCCGTTCCTGGCGCCGATCTTCGACGGCCGTCAGATCGTCACCGACGGCTACAACTTCAACTCGGCGCAGCTGGACGACCCGTCAGTGAACGACGAGATCGACCAGATCAACAAGATCACCGACCACGCCGAGGCCGCCAAGCGCTGGGGCGCCCTGGACAAGCGGATCGCCGACCAGGCGCTCACCGTCCCGCTGTACCACCCCGTCTACAAGCGGCTGTCCGGCAAGGACGTCCGCAACATCGTCATCAGCGACTGGACCGGCGTGCTCGACATCTCCCAGGTCGCGGTCAAGTAG
- a CDS encoding Ms4533A family Cys-rich leader peptide: MTDRHPIDCAAIELALIGVAAHCVSDNFCR; the protein is encoded by the coding sequence ATGACTGACCGCCACCCGATCGACTGCGCCGCCATTGAGCTGGCGCTGATCGGCGTGGCCGCGCACTGCGTTTCCGACAATTTCTGTCGCTGA
- a CDS encoding replication-relaxation family protein, whose protein sequence is MPEVYHRFGEGPGGTVIPDGLLHYSKKGPDRVLHRAFVEVDRGTMASEKLASKLIAYARFHDHHPVPAHLRRTSHSQSVLPAWQQRYPAFPPPAVRPGRHRRAGSPPPRARPAGHRRRPPDGHPDADADAREGRRGPPGRPGAARRQRPGVALHRRPHEGPGSCRAQRCRSGRRHQGVRRPPRNPGCHEKH, encoded by the coding sequence CTGCCCGAGGTCTACCACCGCTTCGGCGAGGGCCCCGGCGGGACGGTGATCCCCGACGGCCTGCTGCACTACTCGAAGAAGGGGCCGGACCGGGTGCTGCACCGGGCGTTCGTCGAGGTCGACCGCGGCACCATGGCCAGCGAGAAGCTCGCCTCCAAGCTGATCGCCTACGCCCGCTTCCACGACCACCACCCCGTCCCGGCCCACCTGCGCCGCACCTCGCACTCGCAGAGCGTCCTGCCGGCCTGGCAGCAGCGCTACCCGGCCTTCCCCCCGCCTGCTGTTCGTCCTGGCCGACACCGGCGAGCAGGCAGCCCGCCGCCGCGTGCGCGACCTGCAGGCCATCGCCGACGCCCACCCGATGGTCACCCGGATGCTGACGCTGATGCGCGTGAAGGCCGGCGCGGCCCGCCTGGCCGACCTGGAGCAGCACGGCGTCAACGCCCAGGTGTGGCACTCCATCGGCGACCACACGAAGGGCCTGGGAGCTGTAGAGCGCAGCGGTGCCGGTCCGGACGGCGGCATCAAGGTGTCCGGAGGCCACCAAGGAATCCGGGGTGCCATGAGAAGCACTGA
- a CDS encoding helix-turn-helix domain-containing protein — protein MGRAAEMTGTTAGFLRALGEHGLITPLRSEGGHRRFSRYQLRIAMRARDLVDQGTAIDAACRIVILEDQLEEALRLNEQLRRPTTGQPPPADT, from the coding sequence ATGGGCCGCGCCGCCGAGATGACCGGCACCACCGCCGGCTTCCTACGGGCCTTGGGCGAACACGGCCTGATCACCCCACTGCGCTCCGAGGGCGGCCACCGCCGCTTCTCCCGCTACCAGCTGCGCATCGCGATGCGAGCCCGCGACCTCGTCGACCAGGGCACCGCCATCGACGCCGCCTGCCGCATCGTCATCCTCGAAGACCAACTCGAAGAAGCCCTGCGCCTCAACGAACAACTGCGCCGCCCCACCACCGGACAGCCGCCGCCAGCCGACACCTGA
- a CDS encoding NUDIX domain-containing protein, with amino-acid sequence MTTSLGSGPVRVRVCAVLVHNGRVCLIRRQREAGFQLSLPGGVVEDEDGEEPETALRRELLEELGFDLAMLPEVPVLCFVQDQETKRPGEVEPFRRRHLVYVAHLPDHLAAAVAVVEQDDPDRALVVWLPAAGVAGLHLYPAVGPVLDQAVRPDTAQAGGPMLLPVMTGASYQWR; translated from the coding sequence ATGACCACCAGCCTGGGGAGCGGACCGGTGCGGGTGCGGGTGTGCGCGGTGCTGGTCCACAACGGCCGGGTGTGTCTGATCCGCCGTCAGCGGGAGGCCGGCTTCCAGCTCTCGCTGCCCGGCGGCGTGGTCGAGGACGAGGACGGCGAAGAACCCGAGACCGCGCTGCGTCGGGAGCTCCTCGAGGAGCTCGGCTTCGACCTGGCGATGCTGCCCGAGGTGCCGGTGCTGTGCTTCGTCCAGGACCAGGAGACGAAGCGGCCGGGCGAAGTGGAGCCGTTCCGGCGCCGGCACCTGGTCTACGTCGCTCACCTGCCCGACCACCTGGCGGCGGCCGTCGCCGTGGTCGAGCAGGACGACCCGGACCGGGCGCTGGTGGTGTGGCTGCCGGCGGCCGGTGTGGCCGGCCTCCACCTGTACCCGGCGGTCGGCCCCGTCCTCGACCAGGCCGTCCGGCCCGACACCGCCCAGGCCGGCGGCCCGATGCTGCTCCCGGTGATGACCGGCGCGTCCTACCAGTGGCGCTGA
- a CDS encoding IS5 family transposase produces the protein MTDAEWAVVREAMPVPAWLEGRGGQPEGSCHRQMVDAIRYLVAGGITWRAMPADFPAWDRVYAFFRRWRDKGLVAEFHDRLRDRVREAVGRDREPTAGIIDAQSVKGAASVPAASRGFDGGKKVNGRKRHIVVDTLGLLLTVMVTAASVTDRDAAQTLLARLRTRHWRITLVWADGGYTGRLVDLARDVLAIALTVVRRTDDTAGFVVLPKRWLVERTFAWLMCSRRLARDYEARTDTAEAMIRWSMSMVMSRRLARRPA, from the coding sequence ATGACTGATGCCGAATGGGCCGTGGTCCGCGAGGCGATGCCGGTACCGGCATGGTTGGAGGGCAGGGGTGGACAGCCGGAGGGCTCCTGCCACCGGCAGATGGTCGACGCGATCCGCTACCTGGTCGCGGGCGGCATCACCTGGCGGGCGATGCCCGCGGACTTCCCCGCGTGGGACCGCGTCTATGCCTTCTTCCGGCGCTGGCGGGACAAGGGCTTGGTCGCCGAGTTCCACGACCGGCTGCGGGACCGGGTCCGCGAAGCGGTGGGCCGGGACCGGGAGCCGACCGCGGGGATCATCGACGCGCAGTCGGTGAAGGGCGCCGCTTCGGTGCCGGCCGCGAGCCGGGGCTTCGACGGCGGGAAGAAGGTCAACGGCCGTAAGCGGCACATCGTGGTGGACACCCTCGGGTTGCTGCTGACGGTGATGGTCACCGCGGCGTCGGTCACCGACCGGGACGCGGCACAGACGCTGCTGGCCCGGCTGCGGACGCGGCACTGGCGCATCACGCTGGTGTGGGCCGACGGCGGCTACACCGGACGCCTGGTCGACCTCGCCCGCGACGTCCTTGCCATCGCGCTGACCGTGGTCAGACGCACCGACGACACCGCGGGCTTCGTGGTGCTGCCCAAAAGGTGGCTGGTGGAGCGCACGTTCGCCTGGCTGATGTGCTCACGCCGACTCGCCCGCGACTATGAGGCCCGCACCGACACCGCCGAGGCGATGATTCGCTGGTCGATGAGCATGGTTATGAGCCGACGCCTCGCCCGGCGACCAGCCTGA
- a CDS encoding DUF4328 domain-containing protein: MCGTHPAGTDSGRCYGCAEASPGWAAALRPANGLAAALYVLLGLDAVLAAVVVAADVRSDVILGGLLDGSDDVGFDDLDAVISVTDAVNGLTLPLFLATVVVFVIWFHRIRRNADLLMPGGHRHSSGWAVGAWFTPVVGLWFPWQLTVDCWRASAPLDAEGRRRTPSEKVVALWWATWTGSLVVGRVASSMTRQFDPTLDDLASLRDAIRVETAGFALRLVAAVAAIMVVNRLTSMQQERRASTNPIAARAAQEARF, encoded by the coding sequence GTGTGTGGGACACACCCGGCGGGGACGGACAGCGGCCGCTGTTACGGGTGTGCGGAGGCGTCCCCGGGGTGGGCGGCGGCACTGCGCCCGGCGAACGGCCTTGCCGCGGCCCTCTACGTCCTGCTGGGGCTCGACGCCGTCCTGGCGGCGGTCGTCGTCGCGGCCGACGTCCGGTCGGACGTGATCCTGGGTGGGCTGCTGGACGGGTCCGACGACGTCGGGTTCGACGATCTCGACGCGGTGATATCCGTGACCGACGCGGTGAACGGGCTGACCCTGCCCCTGTTCCTCGCCACCGTCGTCGTGTTCGTCATCTGGTTCCACCGGATCCGCCGGAACGCCGACCTGCTGATGCCAGGCGGACACCGCCACAGCAGCGGCTGGGCCGTCGGCGCCTGGTTCACCCCCGTCGTCGGGCTCTGGTTTCCCTGGCAGCTGACGGTGGACTGCTGGCGGGCGAGCGCGCCGCTGGACGCCGAGGGCCGGCGCCGCACACCGTCCGAGAAGGTGGTGGCCCTGTGGTGGGCAACCTGGACCGGCTCACTCGTCGTCGGCCGGGTCGCCTCCTCCATGACCCGCCAGTTCGACCCGACCCTCGACGACCTCGCGAGCCTGCGCGACGCCATCCGGGTCGAGACCGCCGGCTTCGCGCTGCGGCTGGTCGCGGCGGTGGCGGCGATCATGGTGGTCAACCGGCTGACCTCCATGCAGCAGGAACGCCGGGCCAGCACCAACCCGATCGCAGCCAGGGCTGCTCAGGAGGCCCGCTTCTAG
- a CDS encoding PadR family transcriptional regulator yields the protein MTKKRSMQEPTFLLLTALADRPRHGYALGEEVTAISDGRVRLGAGTLYGTLDRLLAEGLVRVEREETVDGRPRRIFALTPAGVQALTDESERLRAALREADRRLATNRTRLAGGMA from the coding sequence ATGACGAAGAAACGCTCCATGCAGGAGCCAACCTTCCTCCTGCTGACCGCCCTCGCCGACCGGCCCCGGCACGGCTATGCCCTCGGCGAGGAAGTCACCGCGATCTCCGACGGCCGGGTACGGCTCGGCGCAGGCACCCTGTACGGCACCCTCGACCGGCTGCTGGCCGAAGGCCTGGTCCGGGTCGAACGGGAGGAGACCGTCGACGGGCGTCCCCGCCGGATCTTCGCCCTCACCCCGGCCGGCGTCCAGGCCCTCACCGACGAGAGCGAGCGGCTGCGTGCCGCCCTCCGCGAAGCCGACCGGCGTCTGGCGACCAACCGCACCCGACTCGCCGGAGGCATGGCATGA